CGAACTCCGTCGAAGAGCTTGCAAAAGCGATGAACGTTCCCGCCGATCATTTGAAAGCCGCGCTCGACGATTTCAATAAACACGTCGCCGACAAATCGAAGGACGCGTTCGGTCGTACGCTTTATTCGACGCCGATCGACAAGCCTCCGTTCTATGCGGCTCCCCGCGTTCCGACGGTTCACCACACGATGGGCGGCGTCAAAATCGATACGGGCTGTCACGTGTACAACACCGACGGAAAAATCATTCCGGGCTTGTATGCGGCGGGCGAAGTTACCGGCGGCATACACGGTGCGAACCGCTTGGGCGGCAACGCGCTGACCGATACGGTCGTATTCGGACGCATCGCCGGTACGAACGCAGCTGCGGGTAAATAATCGTCCGTTCTGACTTATGGGAGGTTCTATGAAAAAATTATACGGCGTTATTACCGCCATGACAACACCGTTTACGCAAGACAACAAAGTGGACGTCGCGGCGCTTGAAGAACAGACCGAATTTTTAATTCAAAAAGGCATTCACTGTTTGTATCCGTGCGGTACGACGGGTGAAATGTTTTCGATGTCCGCCGAAGAGCGCGAACTCGTCGCCGAAACCGTTGTCAAAAAAGCCGCCGGCCGCGTAACGGTTTTCGTCCACGTCGGTGCAATGTGTCAGGACTGTACGATCCGTCTTGCAAAACACGCGCACAGCATCGGTGCTGACGGCGTGGGCATCATTACGCCGGTGTTCTTCCATGTCGATGACCGCGCTATGGTCGAATATTATAAAACGGTATGCGCCGCGCTGCCGGACGATTTTCCCGTGTATGTATATGTGATTCCTCAGCTTGCGCACAACGACATCGGGGCTGCGACGATGGAAGAGATCGCTTCCGCGTGTAAAAACGTCGTCGGCGTAAAATACAGTTTTGCCGATATGCGCAGGATAAACGAATATCTGCAAGTGCGCGGAGGAAATTTTTCGGTTGTCCCCGGAGCGGACGATCTCTTTTTGCCCGCGCTGTCGTGCGGATGCGACGGTACCGTTTCCGGCTGTTCGGGCCCGTTTCCGGAAGCTTTCGT
This Treponema socranskii subsp. buccale DNA region includes the following protein-coding sequences:
- a CDS encoding dihydrodipicolinate synthase family protein yields the protein MKKLYGVITAMTTPFTQDNKVDVAALEEQTEFLIQKGIHCLYPCGTTGEMFSMSAEERELVAETVVKKAAGRVTVFVHVGAMCQDCTIRLAKHAHSIGADGVGIITPVFFHVDDRAMVEYYKTVCAALPDDFPVYVYVIPQLAHNDIGAATMEEIASACKNVVGVKYSFADMRRINEYLQVRGGNFSVVPGADDLFLPALSCGCDGTVSGCSGPFPEAFVDVYKAFQSGDIAAARKAQVKATKLAMIMKCGANMSIFKNILTMRGIRGGYMRRPLLDLTAEQVAELKKEVASYL